The genomic region GGAGGGGGACTGGTCCGACCACGACGTGAACGCGTTCGGGATGCTACTGCGCGGCGACAAAATTCTTGACGTGGACACGCGCGGACGGATGGTCCATGACGAGACGTTCTTGATCCTGTTCAATTCAGAAGCGCATTCCGTTGATTTTGCCTTGCCCAAGGACCACGCTGGTTTCCCGGCTGTCTGGACGGTGATAGAGGGTGCTCGGAAATCGGTATCGAAGAAATCCTACGGCCCCAGCGATAAGGTCGCGTTGAAGTCGCACCTGATGACGATCCTTACGTCGGTGCCGAACAAGTAGGGTGCGTTTCCAGTAGCCGCGTCCGTGTCGCCGGCTAAGGCTACGACTCCATACTACCGGGCTCAGTCGCCCGCGTCTCTGCCGATCGACCTCTGCCGCAGTTCACGGTAATCCGCCTGAGGGTTTCTGCCACCACTTCGGTCAATGCGCCCGGTTCGAATCGCCACGACCAGTTACCCGTCGCTTCTCCGGGGACATTCATTCTGGCTTCGGTTCCGAGCCCGAGTACGTCCTGCAGCGGGAAGACTACCGAGTCGGCAACGGACATGGCCAGCGCACGGATGAATCGCCAGTGCAGGTCATGCTCATTGCCTGTCGAAACGGCCAGATAATCGCGACAAAACCGGCGCGCCTGCGCGACCTGCTGGGCGTCCTGAGTGCTCAAGTCGCTCCGGTACCAACCGTGAACGGTGTCGTTGTCGTGCGTACCCGAGTAGGCCACAAGATTGCGATGGAAGTTGTGCGGAAGGAATTTGTCGTCCGCGTCGTTGTCGAATGCAAACTGCAAGACGGCCATCCCTGGGAAACCGTATCGCTGCATGAGATCCACCACTTCCTGCGTGATCAGGCCCAGAC from Rhodothermales bacterium harbors:
- a CDS encoding 4-alpha-glucanotransferase (amylomaltase; acts to release glucose from maltodextrins) — protein: LGLITQEVVDLMQRYGFPGMAVLQFAFDNDADDKFLPHNFHRNLVAYSGTHDNDTVHGWYRSDLSTQDAQQVAQARRFCRDYLAVSTGNEHDLHWRFIRALAMSVADSVVFPLQDVLGLGTEARMNVPGEATGNWSWRFEPGALTEVVAETLRRITVNCGRGRSAETRATEPGSMES